A window from Balearica regulorum gibbericeps isolate bBalReg1 chromosome 1, bBalReg1.pri, whole genome shotgun sequence encodes these proteins:
- the CIMAP1B gene encoding ciliary microtubule associated protein 1B isoform X3, with protein MSADAWVGSWRPHRPRGPIAALYSSPGPKYGLPTNVGYRLHDPSRGRAPAYSFGVRTGGRQDERSPGPAYLLPPGTTAKGQDGTPAFSIYGRPRDLPPIHTPGPGCYSPERAGRLAFPSTPACSLRSRTRQGTSHQTPGPAAYQLPPMLGPRVVSKSSAPNYSIPGRSHVGAFYEDLCKRAPQYSMLARNTLPGDTTTKPGPGAYSPEQQGRQRGLTFGIRHSDYLAPLIVDVPE; from the exons ATGTCGGCCGACGCCTGGGTGGGCAGCTGGAGGCCCCACCGCCCGCGGGGCCCCATCGCGGCTCTCTACAGCAGCCCCGGGCCCAAGTACGGGCTCCCCACCAACGTCG GCTACCGTCTGCACGACCCCTCCCGCGGCCGCGCCCCTGCCTACAGCTTTGGGGTGCGCACGGGGGGGCGGCAGGACGAGCGCTCCCCGGGGCCGGCGTACCTGCTGCCCCCTGGGACCACCGCTAAGGGCCAGGACGGGACCCCCGCTTTCTCCATCTACGGCCGCCCCCGCGACCTGCCGCCCATCCACACTCCTGGGCCAG GCTGCTACTCCCCGGAGCGGGCCGGCAGGTTGGCCTTCCCCTCCACACCCGCCTGCTCCCTCCGCTCCCGCACCCGGCAGGGCACCAGCCACCAGACACCAG GCCCCGCTGCCTACCAGCTGCCCCCCATGCTGGGGCCGCGCGTGGTGAGCAAGAGCTCGGCCCCCAACTACTCCATACCGGGACGCAGCCACGTCGGCGCCTTCTACGAGGACCTGTGCAAG CGGGCGCCGCAGTACAGCATGCTGGCGCGTAACACCCTCCCCGGGGACACCACCACCAAGCCCGGACCTGGCGCCTACAGCCCCGAGCAG CAGGGCCGGCAGCGGGGGCTGACGTTCGGCATCCGGCACTCGGACTACCTGGCTCCCCTCATCGTGGACGTGCCCGAGTAG
- the CIMAP1B gene encoding ciliary microtubule associated protein 1B isoform X4, whose translation MSADAWVGSWRPHRPRGPIAALYSSPGPKYGLPTNVGYRLHDPSRGRAPAYSFGVRTGGRQDERSPGPAYLLPPGTTAKGQDGTPAFSIYGRPRDLPPIHTPGPGCYSPERAGRLAFPSTPACSLRSRTRQGTSHQTPGPAAYQLPPMLGPRVVSKSSAPNYSIPGRSHVGAFYEDLCKRAPQYSMLARNTLPGDTTTKPGPGAYSPEQGRQRGLTFGIRHSDYLAPLIVDVPE comes from the exons ATGTCGGCCGACGCCTGGGTGGGCAGCTGGAGGCCCCACCGCCCGCGGGGCCCCATCGCGGCTCTCTACAGCAGCCCCGGGCCCAAGTACGGGCTCCCCACCAACGTCG GCTACCGTCTGCACGACCCCTCCCGCGGCCGCGCCCCTGCCTACAGCTTTGGGGTGCGCACGGGGGGGCGGCAGGACGAGCGCTCCCCGGGGCCGGCGTACCTGCTGCCCCCTGGGACCACCGCTAAGGGCCAGGACGGGACCCCCGCTTTCTCCATCTACGGCCGCCCCCGCGACCTGCCGCCCATCCACACTCCTGGGCCAG GCTGCTACTCCCCGGAGCGGGCCGGCAGGTTGGCCTTCCCCTCCACACCCGCCTGCTCCCTCCGCTCCCGCACCCGGCAGGGCACCAGCCACCAGACACCAG GCCCCGCTGCCTACCAGCTGCCCCCCATGCTGGGGCCGCGCGTGGTGAGCAAGAGCTCGGCCCCCAACTACTCCATACCGGGACGCAGCCACGTCGGCGCCTTCTACGAGGACCTGTGCAAG CGGGCGCCGCAGTACAGCATGCTGGCGCGTAACACCCTCCCCGGGGACACCACCACCAAGCCCGGACCTGGCGCCTACAGCCCCGAGCAG GGCCGGCAGCGGGGGCTGACGTTCGGCATCCGGCACTCGGACTACCTGGCTCCCCTCATCGTGGACGTGCCCGAGTAG
- the CIMAP1B gene encoding ciliary microtubule associated protein 1B isoform X2, whose amino-acid sequence MSADAWVGSWRPHRPRGPIAALYSSPGPKYGLPTNVGYRLHDPSRGRAPAYSFGVRTGGRQDERSPGPAYLLPPGTTAKGQDGTPAFSIYGRPRDLPPIHTPGPGCYSPERAGRLAFPSTPACSLRSRTRQGTSHQTPGPAAYQLPPMLGPRVVSKSSAPNYSIPGRSHVGAFYEDLCKTPGPCSYRVVNTDVYKQRAPQYSMLARNTLPGDTTTKPGPGAYSPEQGRQRGLTFGIRHSDYLAPLIVDVPE is encoded by the exons ATGTCGGCCGACGCCTGGGTGGGCAGCTGGAGGCCCCACCGCCCGCGGGGCCCCATCGCGGCTCTCTACAGCAGCCCCGGGCCCAAGTACGGGCTCCCCACCAACGTCG GCTACCGTCTGCACGACCCCTCCCGCGGCCGCGCCCCTGCCTACAGCTTTGGGGTGCGCACGGGGGGGCGGCAGGACGAGCGCTCCCCGGGGCCGGCGTACCTGCTGCCCCCTGGGACCACCGCTAAGGGCCAGGACGGGACCCCCGCTTTCTCCATCTACGGCCGCCCCCGCGACCTGCCGCCCATCCACACTCCTGGGCCAG GCTGCTACTCCCCGGAGCGGGCCGGCAGGTTGGCCTTCCCCTCCACACCCGCCTGCTCCCTCCGCTCCCGCACCCGGCAGGGCACCAGCCACCAGACACCAG GCCCCGCTGCCTACCAGCTGCCCCCCATGCTGGGGCCGCGCGTGGTGAGCAAGAGCTCGGCCCCCAACTACTCCATACCGGGACGCAGCCACGTCGGCGCCTTCTACGAGGACCTGTGCAAG ACGCCGGGGCCCTGCAGCTACCGCGTGGTGAACACCGATGTCTACAAGCAGCGGGCGCCGCAGTACAGCATGCTGGCGCGTAACACCCTCCCCGGGGACACCACCACCAAGCCCGGACCTGGCGCCTACAGCCCCGAGCAG GGCCGGCAGCGGGGGCTGACGTTCGGCATCCGGCACTCGGACTACCTGGCTCCCCTCATCGTGGACGTGCCCGAGTAG
- the CIMAP1B gene encoding ciliary microtubule associated protein 1B isoform X1, with product MSADAWVGSWRPHRPRGPIAALYSSPGPKYGLPTNVGYRLHDPSRGRAPAYSFGVRTGGRQDERSPGPAYLLPPGTTAKGQDGTPAFSIYGRPRDLPPIHTPGPGCYSPERAGRLAFPSTPACSLRSRTRQGTSHQTPGPAAYQLPPMLGPRVVSKSSAPNYSIPGRSHVGAFYEDLCKTPGPCSYRVVNTDVYKQRAPQYSMLARNTLPGDTTTKPGPGAYSPEQQGRQRGLTFGIRHSDYLAPLIVDVPE from the exons ATGTCGGCCGACGCCTGGGTGGGCAGCTGGAGGCCCCACCGCCCGCGGGGCCCCATCGCGGCTCTCTACAGCAGCCCCGGGCCCAAGTACGGGCTCCCCACCAACGTCG GCTACCGTCTGCACGACCCCTCCCGCGGCCGCGCCCCTGCCTACAGCTTTGGGGTGCGCACGGGGGGGCGGCAGGACGAGCGCTCCCCGGGGCCGGCGTACCTGCTGCCCCCTGGGACCACCGCTAAGGGCCAGGACGGGACCCCCGCTTTCTCCATCTACGGCCGCCCCCGCGACCTGCCGCCCATCCACACTCCTGGGCCAG GCTGCTACTCCCCGGAGCGGGCCGGCAGGTTGGCCTTCCCCTCCACACCCGCCTGCTCCCTCCGCTCCCGCACCCGGCAGGGCACCAGCCACCAGACACCAG GCCCCGCTGCCTACCAGCTGCCCCCCATGCTGGGGCCGCGCGTGGTGAGCAAGAGCTCGGCCCCCAACTACTCCATACCGGGACGCAGCCACGTCGGCGCCTTCTACGAGGACCTGTGCAAG ACGCCGGGGCCCTGCAGCTACCGCGTGGTGAACACCGATGTCTACAAGCAGCGGGCGCCGCAGTACAGCATGCTGGCGCGTAACACCCTCCCCGGGGACACCACCACCAAGCCCGGACCTGGCGCCTACAGCCCCGAGCAG CAGGGCCGGCAGCGGGGGCTGACGTTCGGCATCCGGCACTCGGACTACCTGGCTCCCCTCATCGTGGACGTGCCCGAGTAG
- the CIMAP1B gene encoding ciliary microtubule associated protein 1B isoform X5, whose translation MSADAWVGSWRPHRPRGPIAALYSSPGPKYGLPTNVGCYSPERAGRLAFPSTPACSLRSRTRQGTSHQTPGPAAYQLPPMLGPRVVSKSSAPNYSIPGRSHVGAFYEDLCKTPGPCSYRVVNTDVYKQRAPQYSMLARNTLPGDTTTKPGPGAYSPEQQGRQRGLTFGIRHSDYLAPLIVDVPE comes from the exons ATGTCGGCCGACGCCTGGGTGGGCAGCTGGAGGCCCCACCGCCCGCGGGGCCCCATCGCGGCTCTCTACAGCAGCCCCGGGCCCAAGTACGGGCTCCCCACCAACGTCG GCTGCTACTCCCCGGAGCGGGCCGGCAGGTTGGCCTTCCCCTCCACACCCGCCTGCTCCCTCCGCTCCCGCACCCGGCAGGGCACCAGCCACCAGACACCAG GCCCCGCTGCCTACCAGCTGCCCCCCATGCTGGGGCCGCGCGTGGTGAGCAAGAGCTCGGCCCCCAACTACTCCATACCGGGACGCAGCCACGTCGGCGCCTTCTACGAGGACCTGTGCAAG ACGCCGGGGCCCTGCAGCTACCGCGTGGTGAACACCGATGTCTACAAGCAGCGGGCGCCGCAGTACAGCATGCTGGCGCGTAACACCCTCCCCGGGGACACCACCACCAAGCCCGGACCTGGCGCCTACAGCCCCGAGCAG CAGGGCCGGCAGCGGGGGCTGACGTTCGGCATCCGGCACTCGGACTACCTGGCTCCCCTCATCGTGGACGTGCCCGAGTAG
- the TYMP gene encoding thymidine phosphorylase isoform X1, translated as MAAQASLPALIRKKRDGERLEEEEIRSFVRGVTEGTAQQGQIGAMLMAIRLRGMDAAETLALTRAMAASGRALAWPPAWRGLLVDKHSTGGVGDKVSLALAPALAACGCKVSGAGGIGQGRRAWAGVPTAPPHPPAPCPQVPMISGRGLAHTGGTLDKLEAIPGFRVTQSPEQMQSILERVGCCIVGQSEELAPADRVLYGLRDVTATVDSLPLITASILSKKAAEQLWALVLDVKFGSAALYPTQESARELAQSLVAVGERLGIRTAAVLSRMDEPLGRCVGNSLEVLEALECLGGGGPPDLRELVTTLGGVLLWQCSLAGAAEQGRERLGRALDDGSALRTFEAMLGAQGVPPDTAHRLCAGTPAQRRQVLGQARVCEELPAPSGGWVQQVEALPLARVLHELGAGRARAGDPVNPRVGAELLVAAGQHLREGDPWLRVHHDGGLGAGGRRALQTALRLATGPPRAPPPRLAEAILPPGAAAPAGFTPGRGDGQ; from the exons ATGGCCGCCCAGGCCTCCCTCCCGGCTCTCATCCGCAAGAAGCGGGATGGCGAgcggctggaggaggaggagatccGGAGCTTCGTGCGCGGCGTGACGGAGGGCACCGCGCAGCAGGGACAGATCG GCGCCATGCTGATGGCCATCCGGCTGCGGGGCATGGACGCGGCCGAGACGCTGGCGCTGACGCGGGCCATGGCGGCCTCGGGGCGGGCGCTGGCCTGGCCCCCCGCCTGGCGGGGGCTGCTGGTGGACAAGCACTCCACGGGCGGCGTGGGCGACAAGGtcagcctggccctggccccCGCCCTGGCCGCCTGCGGCTGCAAGGTgagcggggcaggggggatCGGGCAGGGCCGGCGGGCCTGGGCGGGGGTCCCCACGGCCCCCCCGCACCCACCCGCCCCGTGCCCGCAGGTGCCCATGATCAGCGGCCGGGGCCTGGCCCACACCGGGGGCACGCTGGACAAGCTGGAGGCCATCCCCGGCTTCCGCGTCACCCAGAGCCCCGAGCAG ATGCAGAGCATCCTGGAGCGGGTGGGCTGCTGCATCGTGGGGCAGAGCGAGGAGCTGGCGCCGGCTGACCGGGTGCTGTACGGCCTGCGGGACGTCACCGCCACCGTCGACAGCCTGCCCCTCATCACAG CCTCCATCCTGAGCAAGAAGGCGGCGGAGCAGCTCTGGGCGCTGGTGCTGGACGTCAAGTTCGGGAGCGCGGCCCTGTACCCCACGCAGGAGAGCGCGCGGGAGCTGGCCCAGAGCCTG GTGGCCGTGGGCGAGCGGCTGGGCATCCGCACGGCGGCCGTGCTGAGCCGCATGGACGAGCCGCTGGGCCGCTGCGTGGGCAACTCgctggaggtgctggaggcCCTGGAgtgcctgggggggggcggccccCCCGACCTGCGGGAGCTGGTCACCACCCTGG GCggggtgctgctgtggcagtGCAGCCTGGCCGGGGCGGCCGAGCAGGGCCGGGAGAGGCTGGGGCGGGCGCTGGACGACGGCTCGGCCCTGCGCACCTTCGAGGCCATGCTGGGGGCGCAGGGGGTGCCCCCCGACACCGCCCACCGTCTCTGCGCCGGGACCCCCGCCCAGCGCCGCCAGGTCCTGGGGCAGGCGAGGGTCTGTGAGGAGCTGCCCGCGCCGAGCGGAG GCTGGGTGCAGCAGGTGGAGGCGCTGCCGCTGGCCCGCGTCCTGCACGAGCTGGGGGCCGGCCGGGCGCGGGCCGGGGACCCCGTGAACCCCCGCGTGGGCGCCGAGCTGCTGGTGGCCGCGGGGCAGCACCTGCGGGAAG GCGATCCCTGGCTGCGGGTGCACCACGACGGGggcctgggggcgggggggcgccGGGCCCTGCAGACCGCCCTGCGCCTGGCCACCggccccccccgcgcccccccgccccgcctgGCCGAGGCCATCCTgccccccggggccgccgcaCCGGCGGGCTTCACCCCCGGCCGCGGGGACGGGCAGTAA
- the TYMP gene encoding thymidine phosphorylase isoform X2 yields MAAQASLPALIRKKRDGERLEEEEIRSFVRGVTEGTAQQGQIGAMLMAIRLRGMDAAETLALTRAMAASGRALAWPPAWRGLLVDKHSTGGVGDKVSLALAPALAACGCKVPMISGRGLAHTGGTLDKLEAIPGFRVTQSPEQMQSILERVGCCIVGQSEELAPADRVLYGLRDVTATVDSLPLITASILSKKAAEQLWALVLDVKFGSAALYPTQESARELAQSLVAVGERLGIRTAAVLSRMDEPLGRCVGNSLEVLEALECLGGGGPPDLRELVTTLGGVLLWQCSLAGAAEQGRERLGRALDDGSALRTFEAMLGAQGVPPDTAHRLCAGTPAQRRQVLGQARVCEELPAPSGGWVQQVEALPLARVLHELGAGRARAGDPVNPRVGAELLVAAGQHLREGDPWLRVHHDGGLGAGGRRALQTALRLATGPPRAPPPRLAEAILPPGAAAPAGFTPGRGDGQ; encoded by the exons ATGGCCGCCCAGGCCTCCCTCCCGGCTCTCATCCGCAAGAAGCGGGATGGCGAgcggctggaggaggaggagatccGGAGCTTCGTGCGCGGCGTGACGGAGGGCACCGCGCAGCAGGGACAGATCG GCGCCATGCTGATGGCCATCCGGCTGCGGGGCATGGACGCGGCCGAGACGCTGGCGCTGACGCGGGCCATGGCGGCCTCGGGGCGGGCGCTGGCCTGGCCCCCCGCCTGGCGGGGGCTGCTGGTGGACAAGCACTCCACGGGCGGCGTGGGCGACAAGGtcagcctggccctggccccCGCCCTGGCCGCCTGCGGCTGCAAG GTGCCCATGATCAGCGGCCGGGGCCTGGCCCACACCGGGGGCACGCTGGACAAGCTGGAGGCCATCCCCGGCTTCCGCGTCACCCAGAGCCCCGAGCAG ATGCAGAGCATCCTGGAGCGGGTGGGCTGCTGCATCGTGGGGCAGAGCGAGGAGCTGGCGCCGGCTGACCGGGTGCTGTACGGCCTGCGGGACGTCACCGCCACCGTCGACAGCCTGCCCCTCATCACAG CCTCCATCCTGAGCAAGAAGGCGGCGGAGCAGCTCTGGGCGCTGGTGCTGGACGTCAAGTTCGGGAGCGCGGCCCTGTACCCCACGCAGGAGAGCGCGCGGGAGCTGGCCCAGAGCCTG GTGGCCGTGGGCGAGCGGCTGGGCATCCGCACGGCGGCCGTGCTGAGCCGCATGGACGAGCCGCTGGGCCGCTGCGTGGGCAACTCgctggaggtgctggaggcCCTGGAgtgcctgggggggggcggccccCCCGACCTGCGGGAGCTGGTCACCACCCTGG GCggggtgctgctgtggcagtGCAGCCTGGCCGGGGCGGCCGAGCAGGGCCGGGAGAGGCTGGGGCGGGCGCTGGACGACGGCTCGGCCCTGCGCACCTTCGAGGCCATGCTGGGGGCGCAGGGGGTGCCCCCCGACACCGCCCACCGTCTCTGCGCCGGGACCCCCGCCCAGCGCCGCCAGGTCCTGGGGCAGGCGAGGGTCTGTGAGGAGCTGCCCGCGCCGAGCGGAG GCTGGGTGCAGCAGGTGGAGGCGCTGCCGCTGGCCCGCGTCCTGCACGAGCTGGGGGCCGGCCGGGCGCGGGCCGGGGACCCCGTGAACCCCCGCGTGGGCGCCGAGCTGCTGGTGGCCGCGGGGCAGCACCTGCGGGAAG GCGATCCCTGGCTGCGGGTGCACCACGACGGGggcctgggggcgggggggcgccGGGCCCTGCAGACCGCCCTGCGCCTGGCCACCggccccccccgcgcccccccgccccgcctgGCCGAGGCCATCCTgccccccggggccgccgcaCCGGCGGGCTTCACCCCCGGCCGCGGGGACGGGCAGTAA
- the SCO2 gene encoding protein SCO2 homolog, mitochondrial has protein sequence MFRALLPALRLLSPRRPPAAPPRRGLRGRDPSRDGGLPLGRRLAAVAAAGAAAGAGWLYLRQEKERRRRARRREELRALALGRGDFALLDQEGRPRRKADFLGRWVLLYFGFTHCPDVCPEELEKLCRAVALLEREPGLPPVQPLFITVDPERDDVAAVGRYVRDFHPRLLGLTGSPEEVRAAGRAYRVYASAGPKDEDGDYVVDHTVLIYLLGPDGLFLDYYGRSKTDAQIAQSVRRHMETYEPVLD, from the coding sequence ATGTTCCGGGCGCTGCTGCCCGCCCTCCGCCTGCtgtccccccgccgcccgcccgccgcccccccgcgcCGAGGCCTGCGGGGCCGGGACCCCTCGAGGGACGGGGGGCTGCCGCTGGGCCGGCGCctggcggcggtggcggcggcgggcgcggcggcgggggcgggctGGCTGTACCTGCGGCAGGAGAAGGAGCGTCGGCGTCGGGCGCGTCGGCGGGAGGAGCTGCGGGCGCTGGCGCTGGGCCGGGGCGACTTCGCGCTGCTGGACCAGGAGGGGCGGCCGCGGCGCAAGGCCGATTTCCTGGGGCGGTGGGTGCTGCTCTACTTCGGCTTCACCCACTGCCCCGACGTCTGCCCCgaggagctggagaagctgtgCCGGGCCGTGGCGCTGCTGGAGCGGGAGCCGGGCCTGCCGCCCGTCCAGCCCCTCTTCATCACCGTCGACCCCGAGCGCGACGACGTGGCGGCCGTGGGGCGCTACGTCCGCGACTTCCACCCCCGGCTGCTGGGGCTGACCGGCAGCCCCGAGGAGGTGCGGGCGGCCGGCAGGGCCTACCGCGTCTACGCCAGCGCCGGCCCCAAGGACGAGGACGGCGACTACGTGGTGGATCACACCGTCCTCATCTACCTGCTGGGCCCCGACGGGCTCTTCCTCGACTACTACGGGCGCAGCAAGACGGACGCCCAGATCGCCCAGAGCGTCCGCCGGCACATGGAGACCTACGAGCCCGTGCTCGACTGA